The region TACCCAAGTCTTAATCCTCCATATGTCCTTGGATCAAACCTAAAGGTCTGTCCTCGATCTGTTTCAACCACAAACTCTTGAGGAGAAGCTTTAATGAGGTTTCCAAACTCTCCGTTCGTTAAACCGAGATGCTTATCTCTTTCTGTAAATTGGACCCGATCCCCAACGGCAAAAAGAACTTCCCCTCGCGTTGTCTCACAGAGATATTCTTTAGAGTCTACTTTTCCTGCGGCTTGCATAACTCGTCGAATAGCCTGATTGAGAATATCAACCTCAAGGTTACTATGGGCTAAAATTAACCGTGACTTGGTCTTATCTTCCATAACAGACGCTGTATAAGCCTCTACTAGCTGGGATAAGGATTCTGGCTTGCTGTTAGCCCAATAAATACGTCCCTGGGTCTCTAAGAGGCCTACAGCCTCTTGAACATTGCCTTGGGATAGTTTCTCAGAAACACGTCTTTGCCAATCAACTTCTTGCCGTCTCACCGCAGTCAACTCAACTGCCCCGAACTTCTCCGCAAAAACTTTAAACATGCCTCCTCGCTCAACTGAGCTCAGCTGGCGATCATCACCTGCCAGAATTATCTTACATCCCTTTTGGTGAACAACTTTTAATAACTCCCCAAACGCCCCATGACCAACCATTCCTGCTTCGTCCACAATAAATACAGACCCTGCCTCCACATTTAATCGATTATTCTTATATCGAAACAAAAAATCATGAACCGTAAAGGAAGAATCAAACCCTTGGGCCCTCAAATCCCTCACAACTGTTCCTGTAGGGGCCAATCCAAAAACTTTTTGTCCAGCAGATTCAAAAACTGCCCTTAATCCAGACAACAAATAACTCTTCCCCGTCCCTGCCCTACCCTGGATAACCCGAAGACCATAACGAGAGTCTAAAACATATCTAAAGGCTTCCTCTTGCTCTTTTGAGAACGTACACCTATCCACAATAGATCGAGAATTTTCCTCCTCAACAACAACACCGGAACATCTCTCAATACGCTCTCCCAAACGCATCATCTGTTCTTCTTCAAAGCGCACATCTTTCGTCGTATACAGTCCCGTCAATTCTCCTGTTGATTTATCATGCAGTCGCACTAGATTAGCGTTCCCATAAAGACTCTCTCTCACTTTATCCCTAAGAGATTCTGGCACCTGTTTTTCTAAATATCCCTTAACGTGCTGATCCGTAAACGTAGAAGAAGTTTTCGTTAAAAGTTCTAAAATATTACCTGCATCCAAAGAAGCCTCGATATTTGCAGCTTGTCTCATTTCTCCTCTCGACAATACTTCGCTCATATGGGACCGCATCCGCACAGGACCCAAATGTTCTTGAGGTACAACTCCTATGGTATCTACTCGGACGCTTAAACCCTTCTCTTTAAAATACTCGTTCTGAAGATCTCGCCAAATCTCTCCCCACCGATTAGCCTCTAAAACAAATCCTTTTCTCACGATGCCGTCCAAATCCCGAGCTTTACGAGAATCTAAACTCTCTCCATCAGACCTAAACCGACGCGTTGTAATTAAAAGATGAGCGTGCCAATTTTTATCTTGCTTGTGATGAGGCTCATGAATATCGAACTGAACACCCAATCCCTTCGACGTAAAATTCTGATCAATAAATCGCCGACACAACTCCACACGATCCTCCAAAGTAATTTCTTCGTTATCAGGCAGAGCTAAAACTAGATCCTTCAAAAGTTGACTGTTCTTCCGAGTCTCGAACTTCTCTACTTCATTCCACAACACTGAAGGAGATAAAAACCGAGAAGAAACCCCCTTTGGCAGCATGACTTCAGAATGGATATTCCCTCCTCTTGCTGCAAAAGAATAGGTCTTCCCACTGCGCTCATCTTTAATCTTAGATCTCTGATTATAGGCACTCTTAAGACAAGCATTTCCACTTCCCCTTGAAACATATTCCATTCTTGCAAATTGAATCGCCATTCTAAACCAACAAAACTTTCTTTCTCTACTTTTCTCACATCAACCAAAAACATTAAGTTTCTAATCAATATCTCCAACAGTAGCAGATTCTATCAGATTTCGCAAGCTCATGAAATGAGTTTGCATATTGCGTATACCATTTTTCTTTTCCTACTTATTTTATCTTTGTTGTTGCATTTTTTTAGTTTTTGTTTTATTGTTGGTTTAATAAGGCTTGTCCGGCCGCTTAGAGGAGATAGACATGAAAACTGTAGAGAATAGAAGTAGGAATATGGTGAACAATCCAAATATTATTCACTCACTCTTGGGAGAGATTCTGGTTAAATCTGGGCTTCCAGAAGTGTTTGGTATTCAGGATAAAACGAATAGTCTTAAACACGATCCTGAAGGAATTATGATGCTTGCTGGGTTTCTCAAAGAGGCTGCAGAAGGTGAAATGGGGGATCCTAAAAACATTAATATCTGGAAACAAAAAGGGAAAAACTTTTTTAAGGAACGTCTTGCAAAATGACATCTCTTGAACAAAAGCGCAAAAAAGTAGAACAACAGAGAGTTCGGCTGCAACAGATGGAAGCACTCATCAAACTTAAAGAACGTAAGAAAAAAATATCTCAACAAATTAAGTATGGATCTTTTATTGAAAAAGCTGATCTCTTATCCCTATCTGAAGAGCAGCTCCTAGGTGCCCTCCTCTCTCTAAAGGAATCACTTAAAAATACAAAGACTCTTAAAGACTGGGAAAAAGTTGGCGGAATTTTTATAGAAAAGTCTAAAAAAGAAATTGGTGTTCCTTTAGAGATTTCTTTTACTGATACTCTTTCTAAAGAACTATCTGCTACCCTTAAATCAAAAGGATTTAAATTCAACAGATTTAGAAGTGTTTGGGAAGGTCTGGGAAATTTGGAAGAGTTTTCTATCATTGTAGAGATTAACAATGGAAAAGTGAAAGAAATCTCTAGGTAAAAATCAGACAAACGTAATTGCTTTAAACTACCATATACTGATGATAAATTTCTTTCAAAAAACAAGGTCTAGAAAAACAGAAGAAACAACCCATTTCCTATTTTGTAAAAAAATAACCTATTGAAATGATAAAATAATGGGTTTATGTTCGAACGAGTTTTTAAGATGAGGGGTAAAAATGAGTGTAAATTTTAGAAAAATGATGGTTGTGGGGATAGGAGGGTTTTTTCTGGGATCTGCCTACTGTGCTCACTCCGCTGCTGCCGCAGACTCAACACAAGATCTTCCTGAAGATTTAGAAAAATTGGGGATTTCCAAAAGAGTACACCTTTGTAGATTAACTCCAGCTAAAGAGGGGCATACTCAAAAAAAACTACTAGAATACACAACTCGAGTATCTTTTTCCGGAGAGTTTGTTCTAAATCTCGATGATGACTCCTCTAAGAAGAAAACTCAATTTGTTGCTAATTTAACTGCTGAAGACAAATGGAAAAACCATATGATGGTAAGCAGCTTCAGAGCTGCAGTAGAAGGTAAAAAAACTTTCAATACATACTTAAAAACAGCAGCTTTTGGGGAATTGTTTCATAAGGAAAAAGAGAACGTCATCGTTGATTGGGCTAGCGCAGGATCAACGATTAGTGGCCCAAAACAATGCCATAAGTATTTAAGCCACGTAGGCAATGGTCACTCAGAAGCTCAGTTGGTAGACGATATCACGAGCTTGTGGGTTAAGGATAGTAGTCGGGTTATAAAAATGTTTGTTCCTAAGGAAGAAGAGGTATCTGCATGTGGCCTCAACCTTTACAGTTCTTTTGATGTCTGTGATGTCTGCCTAGATAATTTGATTGGGTTTAGAAAAACCCACCAAAAAGGCCAGGAGAGCATTTCTGAAGCCATAAGAACAAAACTGGGTGATCGTTTTGTAGGTAAGAAAGAAGATGCTTTTGTTCTGCTATATCACTCTCACTACCCTTATAAAGAATCCACCTACTATGCAGAAAATGAAGAGTCTTACTATGATAAGTTTGATTATTCTTACGGGTTTAAGAGTTCAGTCAGAAAAGATGTATTCGTGAATAGTGCTTTTGAAGAAGACCATGTTTTATTCCCTCATAAGGAAAAGACACCCTTGCTCCCTAATATAATATTTGGGCATATTCATAATCTTTCAGGCAAACAAGCTCCGTACAAAGCGGAAAACAAGGAATTTACTTTTTAATAAAAAATTACTTTTTTGGCAAAAACTTTTTCATAAGTTCTGTTACAACAAAGTGCTTAAAATAGCCTGAAGTAAACAATGCTGGATCATTTTCGTCTATAGAGAAGGAGGGATCTTTTTTTTGTCTTTCTTCCACATAAAAGTTTTTATAGTAGTTTAGGTCGTCACCAGAAAGAAAGTCAAAAATCTTTCTGGCAGATTCATAGGGGTCTTTCGTGAATACTCCTCTATCTGCTCTATACTTTCCTTCTAAGATTTTTTCTACGTGTTCTGGTGCAATAACCCAATCTATTCCAGCAGTAAATTTAGCGTCTGTTTCTCCCATCAAATGTTTACTGGAGGTAATTATTGAACAAAATTTTTTCCAGTTTTCTAAATTATGATCAAAGTAAGTTTCTAGCACGTACAGAAGATTTGTTTGTCTAGGACCTCTTAAATAGCTTTTACTCCCCTGCCCTTCTCTGACTGTTTGATCCCAAATATCTACCATATGTTGAGCTAATGGATTGATAACGAAAGGCTGTTGTTTCTCCTGTTCAACGGTCTTCTGGTTTTTGAAAAAGAGGGCTTTGTTATTATTTTGAGAGAACATTTCTTTTTTTCCTAAATCATATTCTTTTATTAACCCCCCTCCCCTCTTTTCTTCTTTCAGAATTGGTTGGGGGAGAGAGGGGGAAGTTTTATTATCTGTAGTAGTCTCTGTATCTATATAAGATGAAGGCATTTTGCACTGATCAATAGTGGAGTTTGCTTTCATCGATAGGGCACTTTGCGCTGATCGATCAGTGCACGATGTTAGGAGCTTGAGTTTCTCATAATCAACCGTATACCATTTTGTTTTATTAAACTTTGAGGAATTAAAATTTTTAGATATTAATAACCCTAGCTTTTCTAAGGCTGTGATTGTCCTTTTTATGGTATCTATTGACCAAAAAGTAAATTGTTCTTGCCATTGCTCATAAGAGTTATAAACCCAGTGTTTT is a window of Alphaproteobacteria bacterium DNA encoding:
- the traD gene encoding conjugal transfer protein TraD, with product MTSLEQKRKKVEQQRVRLQQMEALIKLKERKKKISQQIKYGSFIEKADLLSLSEEQLLGALLSLKESLKNTKTLKDWEKVGGIFIEKSKKEIGVPLEISFTDTLSKELSATLKSKGFKFNRFRSVWEGLGNLEEFSIIVEINNGKVKEISR